The Enterobacter asburiae genomic sequence GAAGCCGTCTGCGGCATAGCCTTCAAACCAGGCCTGCAGGCCGTCGGCCACCTCTTCCGGCGTACCGGAAAAGCGCGGGCGCGGCGAGGCGGCTTCCAGCGCTACCTGACGCAGGGTTAAGCTGCTCTCGCGGGCATTGCGCTTAATTTCATCGGTGGTGCTGCGGAAGCTGTTTTTGCCTAAGTCGCCGATATCCGGGAACGGCTCGTCGAGCGGATACTGGCTGAAATCGTGATGTTCAAAATAACGCCCGAGGTAGTTGAGGGCATCATTAATTGACACCAGCGCCGCCGTGGTTTGGTACTGATTTTCCACGTCGTCGGCGTCTTTACCCACAATCACGCTGACGCCCTGGAAAATATGTAAATCTGACGCGCGGCGTCCGTTAGTTTCCAGCTGCTGCTTCACGTCGCGGTAAAAGGCTTTTGCCTCATCGAGCGTTTCGTGATGGGTAAAAATGGCGTCGGCATGTTTCGCAGCCAGCTTTTTCCCGTCGTCCGACGCGCCCGCCTGAAAGACAATCGGTCGGCCTTGTGGCGTACGACCAATATTCAGCGGACCGGCGACCTGGAAGAAATCACCGTGGTGATCCAGGGTATGCAGTTTGGCCGGGTCAAAAAACTGACCGCTCTCTTTATTGCGCACAAAGGCGTCGCCCTCCCAGGAATCCCACAGCCCTTTCACCACGTCGAGATACTCATCCGCAATGCGATAGCGCAGCGCGTGCTCGGGGTGTTTTTCTCGGGAAAAGTTCTTTGCTGACCCTTCCAGCGGCGAAGTCACCACGTTCCAGCCCGCGCGTCCGTTGCTGAGGTGGTCGAGGCTGGCGAACTGGCGCGCCGTCGTGAAAGGCTCGCTGTAGGAGGTGGATAAGGTTCCCACCAGCCCCAGGCGCGAGGTGATGCTGGCGAGAGCGGATAACACCGTCAGCGGTTCAAAGCGGTTTAAAAAATGCGGGATCGATTTCTCGTTGATATAGAGACCGTCGGCAACGAATAAAAAATCGAGTTTGCCCTCCTCCGCCTTTAACGCCGTCGCTTTGACGAAATCAAAATTGATGCTGGCATCGGCGACGGCCTCAGGGTGACGCCAGGCGGACATATTTCCGGATGCACCATGCAAAATGGTCCCGAGCCGCAATTGACGATGTGCAGACATATTCACCTCTCCAGAATTAAACGTGTTGCAGGGCTTTTTCCGCAAGCTGTGCAAAATAGCGGGCAGCGGGCTCAATTAATGCCTCATCCGGATTGAATGCCGGATGATGTAAACCGTACGGGCTGTTGCTGCCGATGCTGACAAACGCCCCCGGGATCTGCTGGAGATAGACCGCGAAATCTTCCCCACCCATATGCAGCTCGGCGTGCCGGGTTTCGTAGCCTGCTTCTCTGGCGACCGAGGTGGCGAAATCGGCCCAGCGCTCGTCGTTCACCAGCGCGGTGGGTCCGGCATACCAGGTGATATCAATCTGCGCGCTAAAGGCGCTGGCAAACCCGGCGGCGATTTCGCCCACGCGGGCTTTCACGTTCTGCTGCACCTCCGTGCGGTGGGTGCGCAGCGTGCCTTCCAGCTCGACGCTTTCCGGCAGCACGTTCCAGGTGTTACCGCCTGCAATGCGCGTCACGCTCAGCACTACCGAGTCCAGCGTGTTGACGTTGCGGCTGGCGACGCTTTGCAGCGCCGTTACCAGCTGGCTCGCCAGCACGATGGCGTCGTTGCCTTCGTGCGGACGTGCGGCGTGCGCGCCCTTACCGGTAATGCGGATCACGAAGCGATCGACGTTGGCATAAAACGGCCCGCCGCGGGTAGCGAACTCACCGACCGGCAGGCCGGGCTCGTTATGCATGCCGAAGATGGCGCTGACGTCGCGCAGGGCACCGGCCCGCACCATGCTCTTCGCACCGCCAAAGTTCTCTTCGGCAGGCTGAAACAGGATCCGCACCCGGCCATTAAGCGACGCTTCCCGCTCTTTCAGCTTTAACGCGGCGCCGAGGATCACGCTGGTGTGGATATCGTGCCCGCAGGCATGCATTACGCCTGCACGCTGGGAGCTAAACGGCACGCCGCTGCGCTCTTCAATCGGCAGAGCGTCGATATCCGCCCGCAGCGCAATCAGTTTGTTGCCCGAGCCGATTTCCGCCACCAGCCCGGTCGACAGGTCGTAAGGCTGCGGGGTAATCCCGGCATTCGTCAGCCACTGGCGCAGGCGCGTCGTGGTCTCCACTTCCTGGCCGGAGAGCTCCGGGTTCTGGTGCAGCTCGCGACGCCAGGCAATCAGCTGTTCGCCAAAGCTCATACGGTGACCTCCCTGTTAAGACGCGCCTCGGCAAGCAGGCGCAGCGACGCGACGCGCGTTGCTCCCTCCGCTACCGGCGTGTCGATGATAAATTCGTCAATGCCCCACTTTTCATGCAGGGTGTTAAGCTGTTCGAGCACCGATTCAGCCGTACCCGCCAGCAGCGACTGCGCCCGACGTGCAATGCGCACCGGCTCGCTGCCCGCCTGACGCGCAAAGGCGTAGGCCTGCTCTTCGCTGGCCACGGTGACGCGCTGGCCGTTTGCCAGCTCAACGCCCCACACTTCGACCTTCTGCGCCAGGGCTTCCGCCTGGGCCTGCGTCGGCGCGACAATCGCCTGTACCGCCACAATTACGTCCCGCGCGCTGTTCTCACGCCAGGTCGATACCACCTCGCGCAGCAGTTCCGGGTCACCGTTCAGATGCGCGGCAAAGACAAAGTGCCAGCCGAGCCCGGCGGCCAGCAGCGCGCTATCGGTACTCGCGCCCAGCAGGAAACCCTCTGCAGGCAATGGCGGCAGCGGCGTGGCGCGAACGGCCTCTTCATGAGACTGATGCTCAGGACGGATCCAGCGATCGAGCTGGGCCAGCTGTTCGGCGAAGCTGCCCTTTTCCTGTTGATTCAGACCCTGCTGAAGCGCGCGGGTTGAGAGCGGCAGCCCGCCGGGGGCTTTTCCGACGCCGAGATCCACGCGGCCGGGCGCCAGCGCGGCCAGCACGTTGAAATTTTCGGCGACTTTATAAGGGCTGTAGTGCTGGAGCATCACGCCGCCGGATCCGACGCGGATGCGCGTTGTCTGCCCGAGGATCCAGGCAATCAGCAGCTCCGGCGAGGGGCTGGCAAGGTGGGGAGTGTTGTGGTGTTCGGCAATCCAGAAGCGGTGATAGCCCAGATTTTCTGCCTGCTGCGCCAGCGCCAGCGTACGCGCCAGCGCATCGGCAGCCGTTTCGTTTTCAGCGATGGGGCTTTTATCCAGAATGCTGATTCGCCATGACATGTTGCGTTCTCGTTTGACTTAACATGTCGACATTATTAAAGGCGCATTTCACCACTGAGAAACAATTAATTTACATTTAGTTTGCCGAAAATCAGATATATAAAACCATGCTAAGAATAAGACTTTAAGTCAGCAATCAGCGTTTTCCCCTGCCCGCGGCGGGTAATGCGGATAAAGCGAATATGCCCATACTGCGGGTTTTGCAGATCGGCTTCATAACGCGTGCGGTTGTTACGCCAGGTTTTCATCGTCCAGATGAGGATGGACTCTCTGCTGAAAAACGCGCGCCGGAAACTCTCTTTGTTCCCGGTTCCGGGCCAGAGCTCGTGCTTATGCCAGGCCCGTTTGATTGCCCTGGTGACGGCCTGCCAGAGGGTGCGGGCAAAGCCATAATCGACCCACACCACAACGTCGACATTACGCCATTTCACCGGCCGCGTGCGGTTATAGTTGCCGTCAAGCACCCAGTCTGGCGAAGCCTGTAGCGCCTGCTCCAGCTTTTCCTGAAACACATCGTCCGGCGTTCCCTGCCAGTCAGGTCGCCAGTAGAGTCTGTCCATCTCGATATAGGGAATAGCCAGTTCGGTAGCAATCTGCTTCGCCAGCGTGCTTTTTCCGCTCCCGCTGGTTCCGATGACGTTAATTTTCACCTCAGCCTCACTGTAATAACGAAAACTGACCAAATCATAGCGTTTTCATCCTGTTAACGAAACGCTATTTCAGCATGGCAATTTTTCCTGAGAGACGATCTCCCTCTTTCAGTTTGGCTTATGTCGTTTATTTGCAGCGACTCCAGAATACACCCCTGAAAATATTTTCATTTTTATTACATTCGATAGCATTAACAGATTAAAAATAATGAACAACGGGTATTTCAGGCAGTCATAATTTCAGACAGAATATGCTGCATAGTGTTATATAAAAATAATCACATTAATCTTGCCGGAGCTTTTTCCGGGCATTTTTTATTCTTGCACATCATCATGGAGTTACTCATGAGGCGTAACAGTCCCGTTACACAAAACGAGTATTTACTTAACGATGGCTCGACGTTAATGTCGACCACCGATACCAAAAGCCATATTACCTATGCTAATTCCGCTTTTATTGAAGCCAGTGGATATAAAGAAGAACATCTTCTGGGTGAGCCGCATAACCTCATCCGGCATCCCGATATGCCTGCCGAAGCCTTTGGCGACATGTGGTTTACCCTGCAGCAAGGTGAGACCTGGACGGGGCTGGTGAAGAACCGTCGTCATAATGGCGACCACTACTGGGTGCGGGCTAACGTGACGCCGGTCTGGCAGGGTGGATCCCTGACGGGGTATATTTCCGTGCGAAATATCCCCGCACGGGAAGAGATTGCGGCCAGTGAAAAACTGTACGCAAAAGTGCGTAATAACGAATTAAAACATTACCGCTTTTATAAAGGCTTACTGGTACGGCGCGGTTTATTTTCGTTTATGTCGCTCTTTAAATGTCTTAGCACCAGTAAACGAATCCATCTGGGTATAGCGACGACGGCGTTACTCTCCTGCCTGGCGGTGTATTTATTCCCTGATAAACTTGTGCAGTCGGGGAGTCTGGTACTGCTGTT encodes the following:
- a CDS encoding M20 peptidase aminoacylase family protein; translated protein: MSFGEQLIAWRRELHQNPELSGQEVETTTRLRQWLTNAGITPQPYDLSTGLVAEIGSGNKLIALRADIDALPIEERSGVPFSSQRAGVMHACGHDIHTSVILGAALKLKEREASLNGRVRILFQPAEENFGGAKSMVRAGALRDVSAIFGMHNEPGLPVGEFATRGGPFYANVDRFVIRITGKGAHAARPHEGNDAIVLASQLVTALQSVASRNVNTLDSVVLSVTRIAGGNTWNVLPESVELEGTLRTHRTEVQQNVKARVGEIAAGFASAFSAQIDITWYAGPTALVNDERWADFATSVAREAGYETRHAELHMGGEDFAVYLQQIPGAFVSIGSNSPYGLHHPAFNPDEALIEPAARYFAQLAEKALQHV
- a CDS encoding LLM class flavin-dependent oxidoreductase; this translates as MSWRISILDKSPIAENETAADALARTLALAQQAENLGYHRFWIAEHHNTPHLASPSPELLIAWILGQTTRIRVGSGGVMLQHYSPYKVAENFNVLAALAPGRVDLGVGKAPGGLPLSTRALQQGLNQQEKGSFAEQLAQLDRWIRPEHQSHEEAVRATPLPPLPAEGFLLGASTDSALLAAGLGWHFVFAAHLNGDPELLREVVSTWRENSARDVIVAVQAIVAPTQAQAEALAQKVEVWGVELANGQRVTVASEEQAYAFARQAGSEPVRIARRAQSLLAGTAESVLEQLNTLHEKWGIDEFIIDTPVAEGATRVASLRLLAEARLNREVTV
- a CDS encoding AAA family ATPase, translated to MKINVIGTSGSGKSTLAKQIATELAIPYIEMDRLYWRPDWQGTPDDVFQEKLEQALQASPDWVLDGNYNRTRPVKWRNVDVVVWVDYGFARTLWQAVTRAIKRAWHKHELWPGTGNKESFRRAFFSRESILIWTMKTWRNNRTRYEADLQNPQYGHIRFIRITRRGQGKTLIADLKSYS